In one Salvelinus sp. IW2-2015 linkage group LG26, ASM291031v2, whole genome shotgun sequence genomic region, the following are encoded:
- the LOC111953103 gene encoding SH3 and multiple ankyrin repeat domains protein 3-like isoform X1, which yields MFDRDKELSIVCKHSQFVKSILVHTCCVAVFRLCCLCDPCTETLDEMLVPQEPVTLRSQPTEADYRAATVKQRPTGRRITQSEISSLFERQGMALHGGLHPRMERAHMQLPRGMSRTKSFGATEEDRLSVLAGEHRFPRSSSMTDSLRDHSHSHSIPPPPQTAPPPPPSLYYLDTGPPPAFCPPPPPARGHGQGHDPAGRSSFKPSSLDLDRPYDPSPRQSSHLERQKKTRSMIILQDSSHLPVEPSDIPRPSASATPPERIKRKGRVIDNPYANVGQFSIGLYTPTKPQRKKSPLVKQLQVEDAQERASIALAAAHSREPSPSGRHPHTHGHTHTSRADYYQQQLMVERERMRLQGEALLQGKGPFAAAIAGAVKDRERRLEERRKSTVFLSVGTMEGGSGSVPEAPSYTTSRSIDERLLSRELGQLPPPALALRPSPGGTTFIHPLTGKPLDPNSPLALALAARERALTSQTQSPASSPEPRTKQDRAGAGAGSQGASLFIDSQTKEPQHGDGSPGSPQAGKPQWGASSPTLLRQEMEGRVEERKEERRTEDKKSLLISIMDTSQQKTAGLIMVHATSNGQAVGLEPGLEQTPTSPATEPSKPPLSRVPSPSPSASQPQAQPQAQHPSSPAQATLAQGSSEEDVEPYTVSLPPAMLSSSDEETREELKKIGVLPPPDEFANGLLAKAQALEQAQAQAQGTPVPQSKSVTSPTTSTTPTPLTPSTTTPNPSLTPTSSLTPTPPQGPPLQPSPGGAVVSGKPSNPDQSHPPALLAESGSAADSGVEEADTRSSSERERDHHLETTSTVSTVSSMSTLSSESGEPADTHTSYADGQTFVLDKPPVPPKPRLKSHIGGSKGPVTFRDPLLKQSSDSELLSQQQAAALAAAAAGGAGLGHGGLGSGGLGSGGLGSGSISGLVGGPGRPRYLFQRRSKLWGDQMEARGPGVGLGMGSLGSLGGLGLGLGGEEGGKPSVIGELSSRLQQLNKDTRSLGEEEPLGASLDPGRKSPVTGARLFSSLGELHTISQRSYGTSYTIRPGSRYPITRRIPSPGSGSPDRGDPLSRLPGFGLPISPTTPPHTILKSSSLSLPHEPKEVRFVMRSSSARSRSPSPSPSHSPGLGSPLLALRPFHQKPLHLWNKYDVGDWLESIHLGEHRAGFQEHEIEGSHLPALTKEDFAELGVTRVGHRMNIERALKQLLES from the exons ATGTTTGATAGGGACAAGGAGCTGAGCATTGTGTGTAAACACTCACAATTTGTAAAAAGCATTTTGGTCCATACGTGCTGTGTAGCTGTATTCagactgtgttgtctgtgtgatcCCTGTACAGAAACGCTAGATGAGATGCTAGTGCCTCAGGAGCCTGTGACGTTACGTTCCCAGCCCACAGAGGCAGACTACAGAGCTGCTACTGTCAAACAGAGACCTACCGGCAGGAGAATCACACAATCAGAGATCAGT tcGTTGTTTGAGAGGCAGGGCATGGCATTACATGGTGGGCTCCACCCAAGGATGGAGAGGGCTCATATGCAGCTGCCTAGAGGGATGTCCAGGACCAAGTCATTCG GTGCGACTGAGGAGGACCGTCTGTCGGTGTTGGCTGGAGAACACCGTTTCCCCCGGAGCTCCTCCATGACGGACAGCCTCAGAGACCACTCCCACTCCCATTCTATCCCGCCCCCTCCCCAGAccgcacctcctcctcccccttccctctactACCTGGACACTGGCCCTCCTCCTGCTTtctgcccccctcctccccctgccaGGGGTCATGGTCAGGGTCATGACCCTGCAGGTCGTTCCAGCTTCAAGCCCTCCTCCCTGGACCTGGACCGGCCCTACGACCCATCGCCCCGCCAGTCCTCCCATCTCGAACGCCAGAAGAAGACAAGGTCAATGATTATTCTACAAGACTCCTCCCACTTACCCGTGGAGCCCTCCGACATCCCCCGACCCTCTGCCTCCGCTACACCACCCGAGCGAATTAAAAGGAAAGGACGGGTGATTGACAACCCGTACGCCAATGTGGGCCAGTTTAGTATTGGGTTGTACACGCCCACCAAGCCCCAGCGCAAGAAGAGCCCTCTGGTGAAACAGCTACAG GTAGAGGACGCTCAGGAGAGAGCCAGCATCGCCTTGGCTGCCGCCCACTCCCGAGAGCCCTCCCCCTCAGGTcgacacccacacacccacggccacacacacaccagccggGCCGACTACTACCAGCAGCAGCTGATGGTGGAGCGCGAGCGTATGCGTCTCCAGGGAGAGGCCCTGCTACAGGGGAAAGGTCCGTTCGCTGCCGCTATCGCCGGCGCTGTGAAGGACCGAGAGCGCCGTCTAGAGGAACGGAGGAAATCAACAGTCTTCCTGTCGGTGGGGACCATGGAGGGGGGGTCTGGGTCTGTCCCTGAGGCCCCCTCCTACACCACATCTCGCTCCATCGATGAGCGCCTGCTCAGCAGAGAACTAGGCCAGCTGCCACCCCCCGCCCTGGCCCTGCGCCCCTCACCTGGCGGCACTACCTTCATCCACCCACTCACAGGGAAGCCCCTGGATCCTAACTCGCCCCTGGCTCTTGCGCTGGCCGCAAGAGAGCGGGCACTTACCTCCCAGACCCAGTCCCCCGCCAGCAGCCCTGAGCCCAGGACTAAACAGgacagggctggggctggggctggaagTCAGGGGGCTTCGCTCTTCATCGACAGCCAGACCAAAGAGCCTCAGCATGGGGACGGGAGTCCGGGGTCGCCCCAGGCTGGAAAACCCCAGTGGGGAGCATCTTCACCCACCTTGCTTCGccaggagatggaggggagagtagaggagagaaaggaggagaggagaacggagGATAAGAAGAGTTTGTTGATCAGTATCATGGACACATCCCAACAGAAGACGGCTGGACTAATCATGGTCCATGCCACCAGTAACGGCCAGGCAGTGGGGCTGGAACCAGGGCTGGAGCAGACCCCCACCTCCCCAGCCACCGAGCCCAGTAAACCCCCCCTAAGTCGGGTCCCATCGCCCAGCCCCTCTGCCTCTCAGCCCCAGGCCCAGCCCCAGGCCCAGCACCCCTCCAGCCCAGCCCAGGCTACCTTGGCCCAGGGCAGTTCAGAGGAAGATGTCGAGCCCTACACAGTGAGCCTACCTCCAGCAATGCTGTCCTCAAGTGATGAGGAGACCAGAGAGGAGCTGAAGAAGATCGGGGTGCTCCCACCTCCGGATGAGTTCGCCAACGGGTTGCTGGCCAAGGCACAAGCACTGGAACAAGCCCAAGCCCAAGCCCAGGGGACCCCTGTACCCCAGTCGAAATCCGTCACCTCCCCCACAACATCTACCACCCCTACTCCCCTCACCCCTTCCACCACCACCCCAAACCCCAGCCTGACCCCCACCTCCAGCCTGACCCCCACCCCGCCTCAGGGCCCTCCTCTCCAGCCTTCCCCCGGAGGAGCAGTCGTCTCAGGGAAGCCCTCGAACCCGGACCAGTCCCATCCTCCAGCCCTGTTGGCTGAGTCTGGTTCAGCAGCAGACTCTGGTGTGGAGGAGGCAGACACACGCAGCTcgagtgagagagagcgggacCACCACCTGGAGACCACCAGCACCGTGTCCACCGTCTCCAGCATGTCCACTCTGTCCTCGGAGAGTGGTGAGCCCGCCGACACACATACCTCCTATGCCGACGGGCAGACCTTTGTGCTCGACAAGCCACCAGTGCCTCCCAAGCCCAGGCTAAAATCCCACATCGGAGGCAGTAAAGGCCCGGTAACCTTCAGGGACCCGTTGCTGAAGCAGAGCTCTGACAGCGAGCTGTTATCCCAGCAGCAGGCAGCTGCTCTTGCTGCAGCAGCGGCCGGAGGGGCAGGGCTGGGGCATGGAGGCCTTGGGTCTGGAGGCCTTGGGTCTGGAGGCCTGGGGTCAGGCTCTATATCTGGTCTGGTGGGAGGCCCAGGGAGGCCTCGCTACCTCTTCCAGAGGAGGTCCAAGCTGTGGGGGGACCAGATGGAGGCGCGAGGACCCGGGGTGGGGTTAGGGATGGGGAGTCTTGGCAGTCTAGGGGGGTTGGGGCTAGGGctggggggtgaggagggaggcaAACCATCGGTGATTGGGGAACTGAGTTCCAGACTGCAGCAGCTGAATAAGGATACCAGGTCTCTGGGGGAGGAGGAGCCACTGGGGGCATCGCTGGACCCTGGGAGGAAGTCCCCTGTGACAGGCGCCAG ACTTTTCAGCAGTCTAGGAGAGCTCCACACCATTTCCCAGAGAAGCTACGGCACTTCCTACACCATCCGGCCCGGCAGCCGCTACCCCATAACACGTCGAATCCCAAGCCCCGGCTCGGGCTCCCCAGATCGGGGTGACCCCCTAAGTCGACTCCCAGGCTTCGGCTTACCCATTTCGCCCACCACGCCGCCCCACACAATCCTCAAGTCATCCAGCCTCAGCCTGCCCCATGAGCCCAAAGAGGTGCGCTTTGTTATGAGGAGCTCCAGCGCCCGGTCCCgctccccgtctccctctccctctcactctcctggGCTGGgctcacccctcctggccctcaGGCCCTTCCACCAGAAGCCCCTCCACCTGTGGAACAAGTACGACGTTGGAGACTGGCTGGAGAGCATCCACCTCGGGGAGCACAGGGCCGGCTTTCAGGAGCATGAGATTGAGGGCTCGCACCTGCCAGCACTCACCAAGGAGGACTTTGCTGAGCTGGGGGTGACGCGGGTGGGACACCGCATGAACATCGAACGAGCACTCAAACAGCTGCTGGAGAGCTGA
- the LOC111952859 gene encoding rab-like protein 2A, whose amino-acid sequence MASDANGIPELDQDKYDADEQVKIICLGDSAVGKSKLMERFLIDGYRPQQLSTYALTLYKYNTTIDRKAVLVDFWDTAGQERFQSMHPSYYHKAHACIMVFDVQRKITYKNLTNWYTELREYRPEIPCVVVANKIDADMKVTQRNFNFAKKQGLPLYFVSAADGTNVVKMFKETIKMAMSYKQNSSDFMDEVMRELENFELEQNKDLSLQTAQEGLKPESPESV is encoded by the exons ATGGCAAGCGACGCCAATGGCATTCCTGAACTGGACCAAGATAAATATGATGCAGATGAACAAGTGAAGATCATCTGCCTTGGGGACAGTGCAGTGGGGAAATCTAA GTTGATGGAGAGGTTCCTGATTGACGGATA TCGTCCCCAGCAGCTGTCAACCTATGCTCTGACACTCTACAAATACAATACCACCATTGACAGAAAGGCTGTATTAGTAG ACTTCTGGGATACTGCTGGACAGGAGCGGTTCCAGAGCATGCATCCCTCGTACTACCACAAAGCTCACGCCTGTATCATG GTGTTTGACGTGCAGAGGAAGATCACCTATAAGAACCTGACCAACTGGTACACAGAGCTGAGAGAGTACAGGCCTGAGATCCCCTGTGTGGTGGTTGCTAACAAGATAGATG CTGATATGAAGGTGACCCAGAGGAACTTTAACTTTGCCAAGAAGCAGGGACTTCCTTTGTACTTTGTATCAGCTGCTGATGGGACCAATGTGGTCAAG ATGTTTAAAGAAACGATCAAGATGGCGATGTCTTACAAGCAGAACTCTAGTGACTTCATGGATGAAGTGATGCGGGAGCTAGAG AACTTTGAGCTGGAGCAGAACAAGGATTTGTCGTTACAGACGGCTCAGGAGGGACTGAAACCAGAGAGCCCGGAGTCTGTCTGA